The nucleotide sequence CCAGAACGTCGATGTGCTCGCCGAGATCGCTCACGGAACCCATCTGCCCATTGCCACCGGCGAGCGCGTCTTCACGAAGTGGGGCTTCCGCGAAATCCTCGAGAAGCAGGCGGCGGCGATCCTCCAGCCCGACCTGTGCCACGCGGGAGGCATCAACGAGGTGCGCATCATCGCCGGCATGGCTGAGGCGAGTTACGCCGGAATCGCGCCGCACAACCCGCTGGGACCCATCTCACTGGCGGCGTGCATCCAGCTCGACGCCTCCATCCCCAACTTCATCGCGCAGGAGCACACGACGCTCGGAGCCGGCTACCTGAAAGAGCCCTTCGCGTTCCGCGATGGGTTCGTCGATCTACCGACGGCTCCCGGGCTGGGCATCGAGCTCGACGACGATGCGATGGAGGACAAGATCGACCACGACTGGCGGAACCCGGAGACATACCACCCCGACGACGGTTCCGTCGTGGATTGGTAGCGAGTCCCGATTGCGGTGTGGGGTCAGGATGTCGAGTTGGGCTCGACAGACGGCGTATCGGGCGGCTGCTCCTGCGACTCGTGCTCCAGCACGATCAGCAGTCTACCCATCCTGAGCCGCAGCACCCACTGGTAGAGGTGCGCCAGCAGCGCCACCTGAGCGTTCGTCGGCATACCGGACTGCCTCAGCGTGGCGATGACGCGTTCGGCGGTCACGCCGATCCTCCGAGCGCGTTCGAGCGTCATGTCGTCGTCGGCCACGCCTGATGCGACGCTCAGGAACTCCCACAGCTCGTCTTCGATTTCGACGGTGTAGCTCCGCGCCGTCGCGCGGTGCGCCTTCTTGCCCGCGTCGACCCAGAACGTGTTCGACTTCCAGTTGAGCCCGAACATCAGTGCGTCGAGCAGGGCATCGCGTAGCGTCTGGTCTTCGCCAGACAGCACTTCCTCCGCGATGCTGGCGGCGTCCGACGCCGCGCTCAGTCCGCGCGCCCATTCGTAGTCCTTGATCTCTTCGAGCGCGTCGATGTTCTCCGTCAACAGGCGCAGCAGACCTCCGCTCGTTGCCAGCATCGCCGCCGTCTCGTCGGAAGCAGGCGAGCCCAGCGTTCGGCGGACGAAGTAGTCGAGCACGTGCATCTGCTGCCGCCAGCGCCACGCCACGTCCGGCGTCACCTCGCGGACGTGCATCGCCAGCGGAATCAGCAGGTGCTCGCGGATCTGAGTCAGAGCGGCGGCGACGGCTTCGGTTCGCTCCATGGGGTTCCTCGGGGCGAGTATGCCCGACCGCCGTTTGCCGGACAACGATGCAGGAACCGTCTGCGGGCACTTGACCCTTACGTAAGGGTAGAGTACAATACGTTGCGGATGGAGAAGCCGCCCATGACACTGACGATCGACGACACGGACGCAGCCGACTCGACCCATCTCATGCAGATCGGCGAAGTCGCGCGCCGGGCGGATGTCACCGTCCGAACGGTGCGCTACTACGAAGAGATGGGCATGATCGAGCCGGCGATGAGAACCGAAGGCGGGTTCCGACTCTACAACCGCTCCGTCCTTCGGCGACTGCAGCTCATCGCATCGCTTCGGGCGCTCGACTTCCCGCTCAAGGATATCCAAGAGCTGCTGTCGATCCGCCAGGACAGCCACATCGGAACCGTCGCTGCGAACAAGCTGCTGCGAGTTCTCCGGATTCAGCTCGAACGGACCACGGAGCGCATCCGACAGTACGAAGCGATCCGCCGCGATATCGAGCAGGCGATGAGCCTCACTGCCGAGTGCACCGGATGCCATCAGGAGCTATCGGCGGAGCCCTGCAAGACGTGCGGCTACGTCCGGGAATAC is from Candidatus Poribacteria bacterium and encodes:
- a CDS encoding MerR family transcriptional regulator, producing the protein MEKPPMTLTIDDTDAADSTHLMQIGEVARRADVTVRTVRYYEEMGMIEPAMRTEGGFRLYNRSVLRRLQLIASLRALDFPLKDIQELLSIRQDSHIGTVAANKLLRVLRIQLERTTERIRQYEAIRRDIEQAMSLTAECTGCHQELSAEPCKTCGYVREYAKSTETGGPATRHEESLPIAFQAML